A region of bacterium DNA encodes the following proteins:
- a CDS encoding D-glycero-beta-D-manno-heptose-7-phosphate kinase, whose translation MNIERAKQLAKLFAGQRILVVGDLMLDKYIHGSVDRISPEAPVPVVRVG comes from the coding sequence ATGAATATTGAACGCGCAAAGCAGTTGGCGAAATTGTTTGCAGGCCAGCGGATACTGGTCGTTGGTGATCTGATGCTGGATAAATATATTCACGGTTCCGTGGATCGTATTTCGCCTGAGGCACCTGTCCCCGTGGTGCGTGTGGGGC
- a CDS encoding YggS family pyridoxal phosphate-dependent enzyme, translating into MSSALENRYEGIVRRMNSACGRAGRDPASVQLLAVSKTQHPDDIAAVAALGIETFGENRVQEARGKIPLCPSRIHWHLIGHLQSNKAREAVHLFEMIHSVDSLRMLETLDRCAADDGRSLPVCLEVNVSGERSKFGMSPVQVEETLEAANRLFRVKIVGLMTIPPIAENPEKARPFFCALRELRNRMQTVTGLNLPELSMGMSHDFEVAIEEGATWIRVGTLLFGPRKRKELDESGND; encoded by the coding sequence ATGAGTTCGGCATTGGAAAATCGATATGAAGGCATTGTGCGGCGGATGAACTCGGCCTGTGGCAGGGCTGGGCGGGATCCGGCCTCGGTGCAATTGCTGGCCGTGTCGAAGACACAGCATCCAGATGATATTGCGGCCGTGGCTGCGTTGGGGATTGAGACGTTTGGCGAGAATCGCGTTCAAGAGGCGCGCGGCAAGATTCCCCTGTGCCCCAGTCGCATTCACTGGCATCTGATCGGCCACCTTCAATCAAATAAGGCGCGTGAGGCGGTTCACCTGTTCGAGATGATCCATTCCGTGGATTCGCTTCGCATGCTGGAGACGCTTGATCGGTGTGCGGCCGATGATGGGCGTTCGTTGCCGGTCTGTCTCGAAGTCAATGTATCTGGTGAGCGGAGTAAGTTCGGGATGTCGCCCGTGCAGGTGGAAGAAACCCTGGAAGCAGCCAATCGGTTGTTCCGAGTAAAGATTGTCGGGTTGATGACGATTCCGCCCATTGCTGAAAATCCTGAGAAGGCGCGACCTTTTTTTTGCGCGCTAAGGGAGCTTCGGAACCGTATGCAGACGGTAACGGGCTTGAATTTGCCCGAGTTATCCATGGGGATGTCGCACGATTTTGAAGTGGCGATTGAAGAGGGGGCCACTTGGATACGCGTGGGAACCCTTCTGTTTGGCCCGCGTAAACGAAAGGAACTTGATGAGTCCGGCAACGACTGA